A region from the Aegilops tauschii subsp. strangulata cultivar AL8/78 chromosome 5, Aet v6.0, whole genome shotgun sequence genome encodes:
- the LOC109759930 gene encoding magnesium transporter MRS2-I, with the protein MAAAGGEAAAAALAAAKKRAASRSWILFDAAGEERELDADKYAIMHRVDINARDLRILDPLLSYPSTILGRERAIVLNLEHIKAIVTSEEVLLRDPSDENVIPVVEELRRRLAPSSAAQHDGKDNLSGQHDAEAAEEDESPFEFRALEVTLEAICSFLDARTTELETNAYPALDDLTSKISSHNLDKVRKLKSGMTRLTARVQKVRDELEQLLDDDDDMADLYLSRKLAGASSPVSGSGGPNWFPASPTIGSKISRASRASAATIHGNENDVEELEMLLEAYFMQIDGTLNKLTTLREYIDDTEDYINIQLDNHRNQLIQLELFLSSGTVCLSLYSLVAGVFGMNIPYTWNDGHGYVFKWVVIVSGLFCAFMFVTIVAYARHKGLVGS; encoded by the exons atggcggcggcgggcggcgaggccgcggcggcggcgctggcggccGCGAAGAAGCGGGCGGCGTCGCGGAGCTGGATCCTCTTCGACGCGGCGGGGGAGGAGCGGGAGCTCgacgccgacaagtacgccatcATGCACCGCGTCGACATCAACGCGCGCGACCTGCGCATCCTCGACCCGCTGCTCTCCTACCCCTCCACCATCCTCGGCCGCGAGCGCGCCATCGTGCTCAATCTCGAG CATATAAAGGCGATCGTTACTTCTGAAGAG GTTTTGCTCAGGGATCCTTCAGATGAAAATGTCATTCCTGTTGTAGAGGAGCTCCGGAGACGACTAGCACCTTCAAGTGCTGCTCAGCATGATGGAAAGGATAATTTAAGTGGCCAGCATGATGcggaagctgctgaagaagatG AATCTCCCTTTGAGTTCCGTGCACTTGAGGTTACTTTGGAAGCAATCTGCAGCTTTCTTGATGCGCGCACTACTGAGCTGGAGACTAATGCTTACCCAGCTTTGGATGACCTGACATCCAAG ATTAGTAGTCACAACTTGGACAAGGTAAGGAAGTTAAAGAGTGGCATGACGAGATTGACTGCAAGGGTCCAGAAG GTGAGAGATGAGCTTGAACAATTATTGGATGATGACGATGACATGGCTGATCTTTACTTGTCTAGAAAGTTGGCCGGGGCATCATCCCCTGTCAGTGGTTCCGGTGGACCAAATTGGTTCCCAGCATCCCCAACTATTGGTTCAAAAATATCAAGAGCTAGTAGAGCCAGTGCAGCAACTATACATGGAAATGAGAATGATGTGGAAGAGCTGGAGATGTTGCTGGAG GCATATTTCATGCAGATAGATGGCACATTAAACAAATTGACAACG cTGAGAGAGTATATTGACGACACAGAAGATTATATTAACATTCAG ctTGATAATCACCGTAATCAGTTGATTCAG CTAGAGTTATTCTTGAGCTCTGGGACCGTCTGCTTGTCACTTTACTCATTGGTTGCTGGAGTCTTTGGTATGAACATACCTTACACCTGGAACGACGGCCATGGATATGTCTTCAAATGG GTGGTTATTGTATCAGGGCTGTTTTGTGCTTTCATGTTCGTCACGATTGTTGCTTATGCTCGGCACAAGGGTCTTGTTGGGTCCTGA